One part of the Candidatus Eisenbacteria bacterium genome encodes these proteins:
- a CDS encoding ABC transporter permease: MSGGAGRILAIARKEFFHIIYDFRTLAIVFIMPVLQLVIFGYALNMEIQRVDMAVIDFSRSTESRHLVQEFSGSRFFRPFYYQGPASGLEDLFKSRKARAAIVIPVDFETRLRTGTSAPVQLLIDASDANAATLVDMYCTQVLLGYNEGRGVKTLAPFDVRSAILFNPNLKSSYFFVPGIIAMILVMISCLLTSITITREKETGTMEQILVSPVLPHEIILGKVLPYVALAFADASVVVFMGLVVFRVPFEGSFPLLIVLTTLYIITALSLGLTISTRVRTQQVAMMIAQVATILPTILLSGLVFPIASMPALFRYITYVIPARYYLLIVRGIFLKGSLLVHLIQPTLFLFCMTLFLLIISVRRFSMNLER, translated from the coding sequence GTGAGCGGGGGAGCGGGTCGCATCCTCGCCATCGCGAGGAAGGAATTCTTTCACATCATCTATGACTTCCGCACGCTGGCCATTGTTTTCATAATGCCGGTGCTGCAATTGGTCATCTTCGGCTATGCGCTGAACATGGAGATCCAGCGCGTGGACATGGCGGTCATAGATTTTTCTCGCTCGACCGAGTCGCGCCATCTGGTGCAGGAGTTCAGCGGTAGCAGGTTTTTCCGTCCGTTCTATTACCAGGGGCCGGCGTCGGGGCTTGAAGATCTTTTCAAGTCGCGCAAGGCTCGCGCGGCCATCGTCATTCCAGTCGATTTCGAGACCCGGCTGCGTACCGGCACCAGCGCGCCGGTCCAGCTCCTGATCGACGCCTCGGACGCCAACGCGGCGACGCTCGTAGACATGTATTGCACCCAGGTGCTTCTCGGTTACAACGAAGGAAGGGGAGTGAAGACTCTCGCGCCGTTCGACGTCCGCAGCGCCATCCTCTTCAATCCAAACCTGAAGAGCTCGTACTTCTTTGTTCCCGGCATCATCGCCATGATTCTAGTCATGATTTCCTGCCTGCTGACGAGCATCACAATCACGAGAGAGAAAGAGACCGGAACCATGGAACAGATCCTGGTCTCTCCTGTTCTGCCTCACGAGATAATTCTCGGCAAAGTTCTGCCTTACGTGGCGCTGGCCTTTGCCGACGCTTCAGTGGTGGTGTTCATGGGTCTCGTGGTCTTTCGCGTGCCGTTCGAGGGGAGCTTCCCTCTGCTGATCGTGCTCACGACGCTCTACATTATCACGGCATTGAGTCTGGGGCTTACAATCTCGACGCGGGTCCGCACCCAGCAGGTGGCAATGATGATCGCCCAGGTGGCGACGATCCTGCCAACCATCCTGCTGTCCGGCCTGGTTTTTCCCATCGCGTCGATGCCGGCGTTGTTTAGGTATATCACGTATGTCATACCGGCTCGGTACTACCTCTTGATAGTGCGCGGCATTTTTCTCAAGGGGAGTCTACTGGTCCATCTCATTCAGCCGACGCTCTTCCTGTTTTGCATGACGCTTTTTCTATTGATCATTTCCGTGCGTAGATTCAGCATGAATCTGGAGAGGTAG
- a CDS encoding ABC transporter permease yields the protein MRRIAQVIDKEFRQVLRDKPMLAIIFIVPIVQLFILGFAITTEVKHVKLLVVDLDRSSVSREIVREFAHTDRFDLVSYASDLREIRQKMRAWQVQMALVIPPRFAGQLQRNLKPELQVVVDGVDGNTAGVSLGYARGILAEFGATYAKEHIGAGQSMRVRPVTAEERMWYNPDLSTQQFMIPGIVVVLLTILPMMLSAMSLVKEKEIGTLEQLMVTPLKRHELLAGKLIPFLLLSYVELGIVMTVAILFFKIPMNGSYVLLALLAFLYLFTTLGLGIFISTVGRSQQQAMFIAWFFMVFMIMLGGFFIPIENMPSAVQKLTYINPMRYFIYIIRDIFQKGSSLRFLVRDVIPMGVFGLLIFTFSVVKFQKRVK from the coding sequence ATGCGGCGCATCGCTCAGGTGATCGACAAAGAGTTCCGGCAAGTGCTTCGCGACAAGCCGATGCTGGCGATCATCTTCATCGTGCCTATCGTGCAGCTCTTCATATTGGGCTTTGCCATAACGACGGAAGTGAAACACGTCAAGTTGCTGGTCGTTGATCTGGACCGCAGTAGCGTCAGTCGCGAAATCGTGCGAGAGTTTGCTCACACCGACAGATTCGATCTGGTCAGTTACGCAAGTGACCTCCGCGAGATACGGCAGAAGATGCGCGCCTGGCAGGTCCAGATGGCCTTGGTGATTCCGCCGCGTTTCGCCGGGCAACTGCAGCGAAATCTCAAGCCGGAGCTTCAGGTGGTAGTTGACGGAGTAGACGGTAACACCGCCGGCGTCTCGCTGGGCTACGCGCGGGGCATCCTGGCGGAGTTCGGCGCGACCTACGCGAAAGAGCACATTGGCGCAGGGCAGTCCATGCGGGTGCGCCCTGTCACGGCGGAAGAACGCATGTGGTACAATCCGGACCTGAGCACTCAACAGTTCATGATTCCCGGAATAGTCGTGGTTCTCCTGACGATCCTCCCCATGATGCTCTCGGCCATGAGTCTGGTCAAAGAGAAGGAGATAGGCACGCTCGAACAGCTCATGGTGACACCCTTGAAGAGACACGAGCTTCTCGCAGGGAAGTTGATACCCTTCCTGCTTCTCTCCTACGTTGAGCTCGGCATCGTCATGACCGTTGCAATTCTGTTCTTCAAGATTCCGATGAACGGGAGCTACGTGCTGCTGGCTCTTCTTGCGTTCCTGTACTTATTCACGACGCTAGGGCTTGGTATCTTTATCTCCACGGTCGGCCGCTCGCAACAGCAGGCGATGTTCATCGCGTGGTTCTTCATGGTCTTCATGATAATGCTCGGCGGCTTCTTCATTCCGATCGAGAACATGCCGTCCGCCGTTCAAAAGCTGACTTACATCAATCCCATGCGCTATTTCATTTACATAATCCGTGACATTTTCCAAAAAGGGTCGTCGCTTCGATTTCTCGTAAGAGACGTCATCCCGATGGGAGTATTCGGGCTTCTGATTTTCACGTTCAGTGTGGTAAAATTTCAGAAGCGCGTAAAGTGA
- a CDS encoding 4Fe-4S binding protein, translating into MNFFDVWLLPRVWVGAAFCVVGLLFLMKSWVSSTVRLVSLVVTFFAFGVVLILPLGHFARGMSIHPSPVCIVTRPFEFLNAGRHVPVIFLSILAFVAVFTILGNKLFCGWVCPVGAAQEIVHRIPLPKRLKIKLPFGVTNAVRFLLYVVFLVVVFTAGLSIYGYFNPFEFLFWEFQPLALPVFLAILSFLATLIAALFIFRPFCYLICPLGLVTWILEHLSVVRVRVDKEKCTNCNLCVALSPCPAVPSILEDRKSRPDCHACGRCIEVCPEKALAFRAGR; encoded by the coding sequence ATGAACTTCTTTGATGTCTGGCTGTTGCCTCGGGTCTGGGTTGGAGCCGCTTTCTGCGTGGTCGGTCTTCTATTCTTGATGAAGTCGTGGGTGAGCAGCACCGTTCGGCTGGTGTCTCTCGTCGTGACATTCTTCGCCTTTGGCGTGGTCCTGATACTGCCCCTCGGCCATTTCGCGCGGGGAATGAGCATACATCCGAGCCCCGTCTGCATTGTGACCAGACCGTTTGAGTTCCTCAACGCCGGCCGTCACGTTCCAGTAATCTTTCTATCGATACTGGCCTTTGTCGCGGTATTCACCATTCTCGGAAACAAGCTCTTCTGCGGATGGGTGTGTCCCGTCGGCGCCGCTCAAGAGATTGTCCACCGAATACCGCTGCCCAAGAGACTCAAGATCAAACTCCCTTTCGGGGTGACCAACGCGGTTCGCTTCCTTCTCTACGTCGTTTTCCTGGTTGTCGTCTTCACTGCCGGCCTGAGCATTTACGGCTACTTCAATCCGTTTGAGTTTCTTTTCTGGGAATTTCAGCCTCTGGCACTTCCGGTTTTTCTAGCGATACTGTCTTTTCTCGCAACGCTGATCGCGGCCTTGTTCATATTCAGGCCGTTCTGTTACCTGATTTGCCCTCTCGGTCTGGTGACGTGGATTCTTGAGCACCTGTCCGTAGTGAGGGTCAGGGTGGATAAGGAGAAGTGCACAAATTGCAATCTGTGCGTTGCACTGAGTCCGTGCCCCGCCGTTCCTTCGATATTGGAGGATCGAAAGTCGAGGCCGGACTGTCATGCTTGCGGCCGTTGCATCGAAGTCTGTCCGGAAAAGGCCCTGGCGTTCAGGGCGGGGAGGTAA
- a CDS encoding PP2C family protein-serine/threonine phosphatase, translated as MAEKDVRSPDPRSLEEENRRLKRALEELTILNDLARAISASLSSQDIMNTIIRRSLRAVHAEQGVITLVGQQPRDPTRTLVRTMVSSSEHQPFHINECLLGWMHLNKKPLLVNEPRQDERFRGIVWDESISSVLCVPLLVKSELKGLLTIYNKRGGERFSEEDQRLLAIIAAQSAQVVENARLSEEEQALRRMQEEVRLALEIQIGLLPKASPQVPGYDIAGVSIPAQVVGGDYFDFVPIHETKLAVSLGDISGKGLPAALLMANLQATIRAQTLLRLSPKDCMQRSNSLMFQSTDSRKFATLFYGVLDAERHELCYSNAGHEWPFLFGTAKDPARLEVGGMVLSCMENSQYDEAVVPINPGDLLVIFSDGVTEAANESWEEFGEQGLAAVIRENLSETSRGLIEKIVTAVKRHAGNLPQTDDITLVVIRRERA; from the coding sequence ATGGCCGAGAAAGATGTTCGCTCTCCCGATCCGAGGTCTCTCGAAGAAGAAAACCGGCGACTGAAGCGGGCCTTGGAGGAGCTTACCATACTCAACGATCTTGCCCGCGCCATCAGCGCTTCGCTCAGCTCACAAGACATCATGAACACCATTATTCGGCGCTCTCTGCGCGCCGTCCATGCCGAGCAAGGTGTGATTACACTCGTCGGGCAACAGCCGAGAGATCCTACCAGGACACTCGTGCGTACGATGGTGAGCTCGAGCGAGCACCAGCCTTTTCACATCAACGAGTGCCTGTTGGGATGGATGCATCTCAACAAGAAGCCCTTGCTCGTGAACGAACCGCGACAAGACGAGAGATTCAGGGGCATCGTCTGGGATGAGTCAATCAGTTCGGTCTTGTGTGTACCGCTCCTGGTCAAGTCTGAGTTGAAAGGACTTCTCACAATTTACAACAAGCGTGGAGGGGAGCGGTTTAGCGAAGAAGACCAGCGTCTGCTTGCGATCATCGCCGCTCAGTCGGCGCAGGTGGTGGAGAACGCGCGTCTGTCAGAAGAGGAGCAGGCGCTTCGTCGCATGCAGGAAGAGGTGAGACTGGCCCTGGAGATTCAGATCGGCTTGCTCCCGAAGGCCTCGCCGCAGGTTCCAGGCTATGATATTGCCGGCGTGAGTATTCCTGCACAGGTTGTCGGCGGTGACTATTTCGATTTCGTGCCGATACACGAGACCAAACTGGCCGTTTCTCTCGGCGACATTTCCGGCAAAGGGCTGCCGGCGGCGCTTTTGATGGCGAACCTTCAGGCCACGATTCGAGCACAGACTCTGTTGCGGCTCTCTCCGAAGGATTGCATGCAGCGCTCGAACTCGCTCATGTTCCAGAGCACGGATTCCCGGAAATTCGCCACTCTGTTCTATGGAGTTCTGGACGCCGAGAGGCACGAGCTTTGCTATTCGAACGCCGGACACGAGTGGCCGTTTCTTTTCGGCACAGCGAAAGACCCTGCGCGACTTGAAGTGGGAGGCATGGTTCTGAGTTGTATGGAGAACTCCCAGTACGACGAGGCCGTCGTTCCTATCAATCCGGGGGACTTGCTCGTAATCTTCTCCGATGGAGTGACGGAGGCTGCGAATGAAAGCTGGGAGGAATTTGGCGAGCAGGGCCTTGCCGCGGTGATAAGAGAGAATTTGTCGGAGACTTCACGCGGGCTGATCGAGAAAATCGTGACCGCGGTAAAACGTCACGCAGGGAATCTACCGCAAACGGACGACATTACTCTTGTAGTAATCAGAAGAGAGAGGGCGTGA
- a CDS encoding phosphate ABC transporter substrate-binding protein, with amino-acid sequence MEGMRKAGRGFPGRSARILVFAVVVLVLAVFVLVVEGCGKKSEKKVETEGTEARTLTIKGSDTMLPLLTALAEAYQKIHVDAQVSVAGGGSALGIAALLDGATDLCMSSRGLNEEETKKADYRQTAPQDVVIARDGVAVIVHPLNPVSELTINQLRQIFNGKIKNWTAVGGPDQAIRVISQDSDSETAAFFQERVLQGEHYKHGIQLAASSAAVVQSVSRELWSIGYASYVFTQGTEMKIIGLKKDSTSPAVLPAPETLLDGSYALERPLHLYAGKTLDSLTLDFLEFVLSVRGQRIVKENGFVPVGPRPA; translated from the coding sequence ATGGAAGGAATGCGCAAGGCAGGCAGGGGTTTTCCGGGGCGCAGCGCACGGATTCTGGTTTTCGCGGTCGTCGTGCTGGTTCTGGCAGTCTTCGTTCTCGTCGTGGAAGGTTGCGGTAAGAAAAGCGAGAAGAAAGTCGAGACAGAAGGAACAGAGGCACGAACGCTCACGATAAAGGGGTCCGACACCATGCTGCCCTTGCTTACGGCCCTGGCGGAAGCGTATCAGAAGATACACGTGGACGCGCAAGTCTCCGTCGCGGGCGGTGGCTCAGCCCTGGGAATCGCGGCCCTGCTTGATGGTGCCACGGACCTCTGCATGTCCTCGCGCGGACTAAACGAAGAGGAAACCAAGAAGGCCGATTATCGCCAGACTGCCCCCCAGGACGTTGTGATCGCACGCGACGGCGTTGCCGTAATAGTGCACCCGCTCAACCCCGTGAGCGAGCTCACGATCAATCAACTGCGGCAGATCTTCAACGGCAAGATCAAGAACTGGACGGCAGTGGGTGGACCCGACCAGGCCATTCGCGTGATCTCACAAGACTCTGACTCCGAGACTGCCGCATTCTTCCAGGAACGTGTGCTTCAGGGGGAACACTACAAGCACGGAATCCAGCTGGCGGCGTCCAGCGCGGCGGTTGTTCAGTCCGTGAGCCGGGAACTCTGGAGCATCGGGTATGCGAGTTATGTCTTCACTCAGGGAACAGAAATGAAGATAATCGGTCTGAAGAAAGACTCTACAAGCCCTGCCGTATTGCCCGCGCCCGAAACGCTGCTTGACGGCAGTTACGCTCTGGAGCGGCCGCTCCACCTCTACGCCGGCAAGACGCTCGACAGCCTGACGCTGGACTTTCTTGAGTTTGTGCTCTCCGTCCGGGGTCAGCGAATCGTCAAGGAAAACGGGTTCGTCCCCGTGGGTCCGCGACCGGCCTAG
- a CDS encoding fibronectin type III domain-containing protein, translating into MPRDFPPRSFSARVPSLLFLACVLAALFFLVSTSQAQSQAAVTQAEEVPAQATDLVQPAPPPVTDLRAIDTPSDEGGSITVRWTEPANAEELGLTYQVLRSDKPDGGYAPVGQAGAGEQEFVDMGLTDGQAYYYKVRSVLGAGVAESEATRAAQAKGNWFRSYRLNALVLLVVFSSSVLYYITRARKAKPIYIRKIAGLDAVDEAVGRATEMGKKMFYIPGIMSVDEIQTIASLAILGHVAKLSATYNADLEVPNKDPLTFAAARETVKEAYLEAGRPDLYREEMVNYVTYDQFAYTASVTGKMVRERPATNFLIGSFYAESLLLAETGQSIGAIQISGTAEVAQLPFFVVACDYTLIGEELYAASAYLSREPILLGSIKGQDITKFLLIVALGLGVVLESIGIKFMSAAFRMK; encoded by the coding sequence GTGCCGAGAGACTTTCCCCCGCGGAGTTTCTCGGCAAGAGTTCCATCCCTGCTGTTTCTTGCCTGCGTTCTTGCTGCTCTCTTCTTTCTTGTTTCCACCTCTCAGGCCCAGAGCCAGGCTGCCGTGACGCAAGCCGAGGAAGTCCCGGCTCAGGCGACCGATCTGGTTCAACCTGCGCCGCCCCCGGTTACAGACCTGAGAGCCATTGATACTCCCAGCGACGAGGGTGGTTCGATAACTGTGAGGTGGACCGAACCCGCAAACGCCGAAGAACTGGGGCTCACGTATCAAGTGCTGCGCTCCGACAAGCCCGACGGTGGGTACGCGCCGGTGGGTCAAGCTGGAGCAGGCGAGCAAGAATTCGTGGACATGGGCCTCACTGACGGGCAGGCATACTACTATAAAGTCCGTTCAGTGCTCGGCGCGGGTGTCGCGGAGTCGGAAGCTACTCGGGCAGCCCAGGCCAAGGGCAATTGGTTCAGGTCTTACAGGCTCAACGCACTCGTGCTTCTGGTTGTTTTCTCTTCCTCGGTGCTCTACTACATCACGCGCGCTCGAAAGGCCAAACCGATATACATTAGAAAAATCGCAGGGCTTGACGCCGTGGATGAAGCCGTGGGAAGAGCGACCGAGATGGGTAAGAAGATGTTCTACATCCCGGGCATCATGAGTGTCGACGAGATACAGACTATCGCGAGCCTGGCGATACTCGGCCACGTCGCGAAGCTCAGTGCCACGTATAACGCCGATCTGGAAGTCCCCAACAAGGATCCTCTCACCTTCGCAGCGGCCCGGGAGACCGTGAAGGAGGCCTATCTCGAAGCAGGACGGCCCGACCTCTACCGCGAAGAGATGGTGAACTACGTCACGTATGACCAATTCGCGTACACGGCTTCGGTCACAGGGAAGATGGTCAGAGAGAGACCCGCCACAAACTTCCTCATCGGCTCATTCTACGCAGAGAGTTTGCTCCTGGCGGAGACGGGTCAATCAATCGGCGCCATCCAGATATCGGGTACTGCCGAGGTCGCACAGTTGCCGTTTTTCGTGGTGGCGTGCGACTACACCCTGATTGGCGAGGAGCTCTACGCTGCGAGCGCCTACCTTTCCAGAGAACCGATCCTTCTCGGAAGCATAAAGGGGCAGGACATAACGAAGTTCCTGTTGATCGTGGCGTTGGGACTGGGAGTCGTCCTTGAGTCCATTGGAATAAAATTCATGTCTGCTGCGTTCAGAATGAAGTGA
- a CDS encoding TldD/PmbA family protein, whose protein sequence is MGIDEILGESIPRRKFLKRTIMGGAVLAGAPIISSLFSGEEAYAQEEPLSGVFGREELARILREALSQGGDFADVYVERILTTTIAFSEGRVESVKYGLDQGAGVRVLRDDQTGYAYCQDLKLPSVIKAARAAAIIASGPRKEKIARLSVRTSGNCVPFSLNFLDVKERDKVAVLEKADAAARAVDSRIAQVKLTYEESIDDFILANSEGVFASDELPMVWITVDAIAADGDKKRPGYVRLSGRSGFEFFNRNSPEDAGRKAAKQAITMLNSRPAPMGEMPVVLASGGGVLFHEAVGHGLEADSVKRQTSMFAGKVGQVVGSDKVTVVDDATIPNLRGSFNFDSEGTPAQKKVLIDKGVLAGYMNDLITAKYLNVPPTGNGRRETYRNFPLVRMTNTYLAPGALESREIIEATQKGIYAKDLGGGEVDTASGDFTFGVREAYLIENGKIGAPVLGATLIGSGPEIMKRIDMVGNDISYWPGTCGKGQYAPVTSGAPTLRISRITVGGRE, encoded by the coding sequence ATGGGTATTGACGAAATACTCGGGGAATCGATCCCGAGACGGAAATTTCTCAAGCGCACAATTATGGGAGGAGCCGTGCTTGCAGGAGCCCCGATAATTTCGAGCCTTTTTTCCGGTGAAGAAGCCTACGCCCAGGAAGAGCCCTTGAGCGGCGTTTTCGGGCGAGAGGAACTCGCGCGAATTCTCAGAGAGGCTCTCTCACAAGGCGGAGATTTTGCCGACGTATACGTCGAGAGAATACTCACGACGACCATCGCGTTCTCCGAGGGCAGAGTCGAGAGCGTGAAATACGGACTCGATCAGGGAGCGGGCGTAAGGGTTCTCAGGGACGATCAGACCGGCTACGCGTACTGCCAGGATCTGAAGCTTCCTTCTGTCATAAAGGCCGCACGTGCTGCGGCGATCATCGCCAGCGGCCCACGGAAGGAGAAGATAGCGAGGCTTTCTGTCCGAACGTCCGGCAATTGCGTGCCCTTTTCCTTGAATTTCCTCGACGTAAAAGAAAGAGACAAGGTCGCCGTGCTTGAAAAGGCAGACGCGGCGGCGCGTGCGGTCGATTCAAGGATCGCGCAAGTCAAGCTGACCTACGAAGAATCGATTGATGATTTCATCCTCGCCAACTCGGAAGGCGTCTTTGCCAGCGACGAGCTTCCCATGGTCTGGATTACCGTGGACGCGATCGCCGCTGACGGGGACAAGAAGAGACCCGGATACGTACGGCTCTCCGGCCGCAGCGGCTTCGAATTCTTCAATCGCAATAGCCCCGAAGACGCGGGGCGGAAGGCCGCAAAGCAGGCGATCACAATGCTAAATTCCAGGCCGGCACCCATGGGAGAGATGCCCGTGGTGCTTGCCTCAGGTGGGGGCGTGCTGTTTCACGAGGCAGTCGGGCACGGTCTCGAAGCCGACTCGGTGAAGAGGCAGACGTCCATGTTTGCAGGGAAGGTAGGTCAGGTGGTCGGCAGCGACAAGGTCACCGTGGTTGACGACGCCACGATCCCGAACTTGCGGGGAAGCTTCAACTTCGATAGCGAGGGTACTCCTGCTCAAAAGAAGGTTCTGATAGACAAGGGCGTTCTCGCCGGCTACATGAACGACCTAATCACGGCCAAGTATCTCAATGTGCCGCCGACCGGAAACGGGCGGAGAGAGACTTATCGGAATTTTCCTCTCGTCAGGATGACGAACACTTACCTTGCGCCAGGCGCGCTTGAGTCGCGGGAAATAATCGAGGCCACGCAGAAGGGCATTTATGCAAAAGACCTTGGAGGTGGAGAAGTCGACACGGCCTCCGGGGACTTCACGTTCGGCGTGAGAGAAGCTTACCTGATTGAAAACGGCAAGATCGGAGCGCCCGTCCTGGGAGCGACGCTCATCGGTAGCGGCCCGGAGATCATGAAGAGGATTGACATGGTGGGCAATGACATTTCTTACTGGCCCGGCACGTGCGGGAAAGGGCAGTATGCGCCCGTGACGAGCGGTGCTCCTACGCTAAGGATCTCGCGAATAACAGTAGGCGGCAGAGAATAG
- a CDS encoding TldD/PmbA family protein — protein MSRKSLSKWLLEKLAAAGAQQAEVFMQEASTLQLEVREGKLERISQAKTAGVGVRTIVNQKLSFVHTSDFSKNALTQTIEKAVGLAAQASPSEFNKLPTEKPRTTVMEIFDPEIVAIPIKRKVELLRETEAAVLKYDPSVKRSEYVGYSEASGTVVVANTNGLSYSYDASSCQLAVGAVAERDGRMETGYEDWTGCYFKRLPSPVEIGRRAARRAVALLGSKPVASQKVPVVFDPQVGTTLLAALAQALRGDNVNKRMSYLGERLGEKIASELVTIHDNGRLPSGPSSRPIDSEGVSTSDLVLVDKGTLRNFVYDYSSALRAGKKPTGNAVRGSYRDLPQVGFSNYYMEKGSLKPEGIIADTTNGLYVTKLAGWWLGINPASPDYSSAASGLWIKNGEFSHPVSGVTIASTILDMLAGIDAVADDLTFNDGTCCPTFRVREMALSGPSV, from the coding sequence ATGTCCAGAAAGAGTTTGTCCAAGTGGCTGCTGGAAAAGCTGGCAGCAGCCGGAGCTCAGCAGGCCGAGGTTTTCATGCAGGAGGCTTCGACGCTTCAGCTCGAGGTGAGAGAGGGTAAGCTCGAGAGAATAAGCCAGGCCAAGACGGCCGGAGTCGGTGTCAGGACCATAGTAAATCAGAAGCTGTCCTTCGTCCACACGTCCGATTTCAGCAAGAATGCCCTCACGCAGACGATCGAGAAGGCCGTCGGGTTGGCGGCGCAAGCTTCTCCGAGTGAGTTTAACAAGCTTCCCACGGAGAAACCGAGAACGACCGTGATGGAGATATTCGACCCGGAAATCGTGGCGATTCCCATAAAGCGAAAAGTGGAGCTCTTGAGAGAAACGGAGGCCGCCGTTCTCAAGTACGATCCCTCCGTGAAGCGTTCGGAGTACGTCGGATATTCCGAGGCCTCAGGAACAGTCGTTGTGGCTAATACCAACGGGCTCTCTTATTCGTATGACGCCAGTTCCTGCCAGCTCGCCGTGGGAGCCGTGGCCGAGAGGGACGGGAGGATGGAAACCGGCTACGAAGACTGGACCGGCTGTTACTTCAAGCGGCTCCCGTCGCCCGTCGAAATCGGCAGGCGGGCGGCAAGAAGAGCAGTTGCACTCCTGGGTTCAAAGCCCGTCGCTTCGCAGAAGGTGCCGGTCGTGTTTGATCCTCAGGTTGGCACGACCCTTCTTGCGGCCCTTGCTCAGGCACTCCGGGGAGACAACGTCAACAAACGGATGTCGTATCTTGGAGAGCGTCTTGGCGAAAAAATAGCCTCGGAACTTGTGACCATTCACGATAACGGAAGGCTGCCATCGGGTCCTTCGAGCCGTCCCATCGATTCCGAAGGTGTGAGCACATCGGATCTCGTTCTGGTCGACAAAGGGACGCTCAGAAATTTCGTGTACGACTATTCCTCCGCACTTCGCGCCGGCAAGAAGCCCACCGGAAACGCGGTGCGAGGAAGCTACAGGGACCTTCCTCAGGTCGGTTTCAGCAACTACTACATGGAGAAGGGCAGTCTGAAGCCGGAAGGCATAATTGCGGACACGACCAACGGCCTCTACGTGACCAAGCTTGCCGGCTGGTGGCTCGGGATAAATCCGGCCTCTCCGGACTATTCGAGCGCCGCAAGCGGCCTGTGGATAAAGAACGGAGAATTCTCACATCCAGTCTCTGGAGTGACCATCGCCTCCACGATCCTCGATATGTTGGCGGGGATAGACGCTGTCGCGGACGACTTGACATTCAACGACGGGACTTGCTGCCCGACCTTCAGGGTGAGAGAAATGGCCCTCTCGGGACCGAGCGTGTAA